The following proteins are encoded in a genomic region of Dioscorea cayenensis subsp. rotundata cultivar TDr96_F1 chromosome 8, TDr96_F1_v2_PseudoChromosome.rev07_lg8_w22 25.fasta, whole genome shotgun sequence:
- the LOC120267876 gene encoding p21-activated protein kinase-interacting protein 1-like, translating to MSLVAGSYEKFIWGFSLKTLATSETLTLKPLFSYPSHTAPIKSVAVAGPVGASGGADDAIKIYELPSSSEIGSLLDPTGAVSAISFFCSPLAPSIPRNLLAGSDDGAVRVYDADPFVLLKTVPVHRRGVSDLAVHPSGRLALTVGRDSTLAMVNLVRGRRSFSCRLDREATNVRYGLGDGERFFMVAEERVTVHDSEDARLIHEMDAGKRVLCIAPGEGGLLFTGGEDRSVSAWDTASGKFAYRIEAAHSARVKGLVVFKNRSGGETSEESNFIASASSDGIIRIWDVRMLSEEKPNALAEANTKSRLTCLAG from the exons ATGTCATTAGTGGCGGGTTCATACGAGAAGTTCATCTGGGGTTtctccctcaaaaccctagcaaccagcgaaaccctaaccctaaaaccCCTCTTCTCCTACCCTTCCCACACCGCCCCCATCAAATCCGTCGCCGTTGCCGGCCCCGTCGGCGCTTCCGGTGGCGCCGACGATGCCATCAAGATCTACGAGCTCCCTTCCTCCTCCGAGATTGGCTCCCTTCTCGATCCCACCGGCGCCGTCTCCGCCATCTCCTTCTTCTGCTCCCCTCTTGCCCCATCCATCCCCCGTAACCTCCTTGCCGGCTCCGATGATGGTGCTGTACGAGTCTACGACGCTGATCCCTTTGTTCTTCTCAAAACCGTCCCCGTCCACCGCCGCGGCGTCTCTGACCTCGCGGTGCATCCTTCGGGGAGACTTGCGCTGACGGTGGGCCGGGATTCGACGCTGGCGATGGTGAATCTCGTCAGGGGACGTCGTAGCTTCTCATGCCGGCTCGATCGCGAGGCGACCAATGTGAGGTATGGTTTGGGGGATGGAGAGAGGTTCTTTATGGTGGCTGAAGAGCGAGTGACGGTGCACGATTCTGAGGACGCAAGGCTGATCCATGAGATGGATGCTGGAAAGAGGGTTCTCTGCATTGCGCCTGGGGAG GGTGGACTTTTGTTCACTGGTGGAGAAGATCGGAGCGTCTCTGCGTGGGATACTGCCAGTGGGAAGTTTGCTTATCGCATTGAAGCTGCGCATTCAGCTCGTGTTAAAGGCCTTGTTGTTTTCAAGAACCGAAGTGGCGGGGAAACATCTGAAGAATCTAATTTCATAGCTTCAGCTTCATCTGATGGTATCATACGAATATGGGATGTTAGGATGCTTTCCGAGGAAAAGCCAAATGCGCTTGCTGAAGCTAATACAAAATCTAGGCTTACTTGTCTTGCTGGGTAA